In the genome of Parafrankia discariae, one region contains:
- the galK gene encoding galactokinase: MSRPGEDGATAGGIGTGAAERAVAAFVRCHGARPAYLVRSPGRVNLIGEHTDYNGGLCLPVAIDLELCLAFSPSPLATSGHGFVEVLSEHRAAPARIGLPPPPPPEPGSPGRAGAAQSGWAGYVEGVVVMAASVAGAAASRGWYGTLASDLPLGAGLSSSAALELAVARACAVVWDTGWDPIGAARLAQRAENGWVGAATGLLDQIACAAATAGHALEIDFRDLTVTAVAVPDSVVVAVVDTGTRRELVTSAYAQRRAECERAAAGLGVASLRDLGDRLPADAARRLDPVALRRARHIVTENTRVRELADALRRADLPRAGAVLLDGHRSIRDDFEVSGPELDAAVEVCRNTPGCHGARMTGGGFAGCVIALVDADSAAGFARAVVGPYHRRTGRDAVIHLCVPVGGTSLADPR; the protein is encoded by the coding sequence ATGAGCCGGCCCGGTGAGGATGGCGCGACGGCCGGGGGCATCGGAACGGGCGCGGCGGAGCGGGCCGTCGCGGCGTTCGTCCGGTGCCACGGGGCCCGGCCGGCCTACCTGGTCCGCTCGCCTGGCCGGGTGAATCTGATCGGCGAGCACACCGACTACAACGGCGGGCTCTGCCTGCCGGTGGCGATCGACCTCGAGCTGTGCCTCGCGTTCTCCCCGTCCCCGCTCGCGACTTCGGGCCACGGATTCGTCGAGGTGCTTTCCGAGCATCGCGCGGCACCGGCCCGGATCGGCCTGCCGCCTCCTCCGCCGCCTGAGCCCGGGTCGCCCGGCCGGGCCGGGGCCGCGCAGTCCGGATGGGCCGGGTACGTCGAGGGCGTCGTCGTGATGGCGGCGTCGGTCGCCGGCGCCGCCGCGTCGCGAGGCTGGTACGGGACGCTGGCCAGTGACCTGCCGCTCGGCGCCGGGCTGTCGTCGTCGGCCGCGTTGGAGCTTGCCGTGGCACGGGCCTGCGCGGTGGTGTGGGACACCGGCTGGGATCCGATCGGGGCGGCCCGGCTCGCCCAGCGGGCCGAGAACGGCTGGGTGGGCGCCGCCACCGGTCTGCTCGACCAGATCGCCTGCGCCGCGGCGACGGCCGGCCACGCTCTGGAGATCGACTTCCGTGATCTGACGGTGACCGCGGTCGCCGTCCCGGATTCGGTCGTCGTCGCGGTCGTGGACACCGGCACCCGTCGGGAGCTGGTCACCAGTGCCTACGCCCAGCGCCGGGCCGAATGTGAGCGGGCGGCGGCCGGGCTGGGCGTCGCGAGCCTGCGCGACCTCGGTGACCGGTTGCCCGCCGACGCGGCCCGCCGGCTCGACCCGGTGGCGTTGCGCCGGGCGCGTCACATCGTCACCGAGAACACGCGGGTACGGGAGCTCGCCGACGCGCTGCGCCGCGCGGACCTGCCACGGGCCGGCGCCGTGCTCCTCGACGGCCACCGATCGATCCGGGACGACTTCGAGGTGAGCGGTCCCGAGCTGGACGCCGCGGTCGAGGTCTGCCGGAACACCCCCGGCTGCCACGGCGCGCGGATGACCGGCGGCGGTTTCGCCGGCTGCGTCATCGCCCTGGTCGACGCGGACTCGGCGGCCGGCTTCGCCCGAGCGGTGGTCGGTCCCTACCACCGGAGGACCGGGAGGGATGCCGTGATCCACCTGTGTGTGCCGGTCGGCGGCACCTCGCTGGCGGACCCGCGCTGA
- a CDS encoding LacI family DNA-binding transcriptional regulator produces the protein MDGADRGGEPAPQMVPGASEPGGQGEQGGQVKLAGPGGPGEVGSTRPASGRPPALTDVARLVGVSHQTVSRVVNNHPGVRPRTRERVLAGLRELGYRPNPAARALATGRSRTLGVLALTGTLYGPTSTLYAVEQAARAADYQVTVVSLHSLDPDAVRQALGRLLAGGIDGVVAIAPLLDATDALSAVATRLPLVAVEGRPDGKIATVSVDQEHGARTATEHLLAAGHPTVRHVAGPSDWYEGAGRIAGWRAALEAAGAAVHPPLAGDWTARAGFAAGRQLTREPDLTAVFVANDQMALGVLRALREGGRRVPEDVSVVGFDDIPEAAYFSPPLTTLRQDFTEVGRQSLRSLLEQVETGETGRAHVVIPPELVLRRSTAPPP, from the coding sequence TTGGACGGAGCGGACCGGGGCGGCGAGCCAGCGCCGCAGATGGTCCCCGGCGCGTCCGAGCCAGGCGGACAGGGCGAGCAGGGCGGACAGGTCAAGCTGGCCGGGCCGGGCGGGCCGGGCGAGGTGGGGAGCACGAGGCCCGCGTCCGGCCGGCCACCGGCCCTGACCGACGTGGCCCGCCTCGTCGGCGTCTCCCACCAGACCGTGTCCCGCGTCGTCAACAACCACCCGGGTGTCCGGCCACGGACCCGGGAGCGGGTCCTGGCGGGCCTGCGCGAGCTCGGCTACCGGCCGAACCCGGCCGCCCGGGCGCTCGCCACCGGCCGCTCCCGGACCCTCGGTGTCCTGGCCCTGACCGGCACGCTCTACGGGCCGACGTCCACGCTGTACGCCGTCGAACAGGCGGCGCGGGCGGCCGACTACCAGGTCACGGTGGTGAGTCTGCACTCCCTCGATCCGGACGCGGTCCGGCAGGCCCTCGGGCGTCTGCTCGCCGGTGGCATCGACGGGGTCGTGGCGATCGCGCCGCTTCTCGACGCGACCGACGCGCTGAGCGCGGTCGCGACCCGCCTGCCGCTCGTCGCCGTCGAAGGGCGCCCCGACGGAAAGATCGCCACCGTCTCGGTGGACCAGGAGCACGGCGCCCGGACCGCCACCGAGCACCTGCTCGCCGCCGGCCACCCGACCGTCCGGCACGTGGCCGGACCGTCCGACTGGTACGAGGGCGCCGGACGGATCGCCGGCTGGCGCGCCGCGCTCGAGGCGGCCGGCGCTGCCGTCCACCCGCCGCTGGCCGGTGACTGGACCGCCCGCGCCGGCTTCGCCGCCGGCCGCCAGCTCACCCGCGAACCCGACCTGACCGCCGTCTTCGTCGCCAACGACCAGATGGCCCTCGGCGTCCTGCGTGCCCTGCGCGAAGGCGGCCGCCGGGTACCCGAGGACGTCAGCGTCGTCGGATTCGACGACATCCCCGAAGCCGCGTACTTCTCACCGCCGCTGACCACGCTCCGGCAGGACTTCACCGAGGTCGGCCGTCAGAGCCTGCGCTCGCTCCTGGAGCAGGTCGAGACCGGCGAGACCGGCCGGGCTCACGTCGTCATCCCGCCGGAGCTGGTCCTGCGCCGCAGCACGGCACCGCCACCCTGA
- a CDS encoding UDP-glucose--hexose-1-phosphate uridylyltransferase, producing MSGTARGSGVPSTPHRRFDPLRGRWVLVSAGRDQRPWSGESQVVSPVAVARHDPECGLCPGNLRAAAGLDRIRNPDYAGPYVFANDFPALRPPLSDERLEMRAESGIPPGRAGGAEELLRAEPEAGVCRVLCFGPRHDRHLASMGDGELAAVVDLWIGQAAELGRVWRWVQIFENRGAAMGASSPHPHGQVWASASLPDEPAVEDVLQRDYLSRHGRRLLVDYAGIERAAGERVVAADGEWLAVVPYWAVWPFETMLVPVRPVASLPELDGPLRESLVGMLRTLLTAYDALFGVPFPYSMGWHGAPGPDGAGPDGATAVAPAGAGHWQLHAHFYPPLLRSPTVRKFLVGYEMLAGAQRDITPEQAAAMLRAHVPVVGPGRVR from the coding sequence ATGAGTGGAACAGCCCGGGGGAGTGGCGTCCCGTCCACTCCCCACCGACGTTTCGATCCGTTGCGGGGGCGGTGGGTTCTGGTGTCGGCTGGTCGGGACCAGCGGCCGTGGTCGGGTGAGAGCCAGGTGGTCAGCCCGGTAGCGGTGGCGCGGCACGACCCGGAGTGCGGGCTGTGTCCCGGCAACCTCAGGGCGGCCGCCGGCCTCGACCGGATCCGAAATCCCGACTATGCCGGGCCGTACGTGTTCGCCAACGACTTCCCGGCGCTGCGACCCCCCTTGTCTGACGAGCGCCTGGAGATGCGGGCCGAGTCAGGAATCCCGCCCGGCCGGGCGGGAGGCGCCGAGGAGCTGCTGCGCGCGGAGCCCGAGGCCGGTGTCTGTCGGGTGCTGTGCTTCGGGCCGCGTCACGACCGGCACCTCGCGTCGATGGGCGACGGGGAGTTGGCGGCCGTTGTCGACCTCTGGATCGGCCAGGCCGCCGAGCTGGGCCGGGTGTGGCGGTGGGTGCAGATCTTCGAGAACCGGGGGGCCGCGATGGGTGCCTCCAGCCCGCATCCGCACGGCCAGGTGTGGGCGAGCGCCTCACTGCCGGACGAGCCGGCCGTGGAGGACGTCCTCCAGCGTGACTACCTGAGCCGGCACGGTCGCCGGTTGCTGGTCGACTACGCCGGAATCGAGCGCGCCGCCGGGGAACGGGTGGTGGCGGCCGACGGCGAGTGGCTCGCGGTCGTGCCCTACTGGGCGGTGTGGCCGTTCGAGACGATGCTGGTGCCCGTGCGCCCGGTCGCCAGCCTCCCCGAGCTGGACGGACCCCTTCGGGAGAGCCTGGTCGGGATGCTGCGGACCCTGCTGACGGCCTATGACGCCCTGTTCGGCGTGCCGTTCCCCTACTCGATGGGCTGGCACGGCGCCCCGGGGCCGGACGGTGCCGGACCGGACGGTGCCACTGCGGTCGCGCCGGCAGGGGCCGGGCACTGGCAGCTGCACGCCCACTTCTACCCGCCGTTGCTGCGTTCGCCGACCGTCCGCAAGTTCCTCGTCGGCTACGAGATGCTGGCCGGCGCGCAGCGTGACATCACCCCGGAGCAGGCTGCGGCGATGCTGCGGGCCCACGTGCCGGTCGTCGGACCGGGCCGGGTCCGATGA
- a CDS encoding U32 family peptidase → MRQTRDFLRSLGLPGADPTDLPSSGKRFPDGAQYRVEIPSVEGPEALAAVLAEADRRGVPVHRVSQGSGGLLLTGGELAALAAAGAAAAVEVSLFARPLAGWDTGAAALAPGSAGLAAQARGTEQLVHVLEDIRRATEAGIRSVLVTDVGVLSVAGRMRTAGELPPELIFKVSVQMGCANPASIRLVEQLGADTYNVPTDLSLAQLAAVRAAVDIPIDLYVEAPDDLGGFVRHFEIAEIVRVAAPVYLKFGLRNAPNIYPSGTHLTATAVALGRERVRRAEIGLELLRRYYPDAVGSGRRPAGLAVPAPPGDAPASPAPPATPPVAAVEGAPGALS, encoded by the coding sequence GTGCGACAGACGCGTGATTTCCTCCGCTCGCTCGGGCTGCCGGGCGCCGATCCCACCGACCTGCCGTCCAGCGGGAAGCGGTTCCCGGACGGCGCCCAGTACCGGGTGGAGATCCCGAGTGTGGAGGGGCCGGAGGCACTGGCGGCGGTGCTGGCCGAGGCGGACCGCCGGGGCGTCCCGGTCCACCGGGTCTCGCAGGGCAGCGGCGGGCTGCTGCTGACCGGCGGCGAGCTGGCGGCGCTGGCGGCCGCCGGGGCCGCGGCGGCCGTCGAGGTCAGCCTGTTCGCCCGGCCGCTGGCCGGCTGGGACACCGGGGCCGCCGCCCTGGCCCCCGGCAGCGCCGGCCTGGCCGCGCAGGCGCGGGGGACCGAACAGCTCGTGCACGTGCTGGAGGACATCCGCCGGGCCACCGAGGCCGGAATCCGCAGCGTCCTGGTCACCGACGTCGGGGTGCTGTCGGTCGCGGGCCGGATGCGGACGGCGGGTGAGCTGCCACCGGAGCTGATTTTCAAGGTGAGCGTGCAGATGGGCTGCGCCAACCCTGCGTCGATCCGCCTGGTCGAGCAGCTCGGCGCCGACACCTACAACGTGCCGACCGACCTGTCGCTGGCCCAGCTCGCGGCGGTCCGGGCGGCCGTGGACATCCCCATCGACCTCTACGTCGAGGCGCCCGACGACCTCGGTGGCTTCGTGCGCCACTTCGAGATCGCCGAGATCGTCCGGGTCGCCGCGCCGGTCTACCTGAAGTTCGGGCTGCGCAACGCGCCGAACATCTATCCCAGCGGCACCCACCTGACCGCCACCGCCGTGGCCCTCGGGCGGGAACGGGTCCGGCGGGCCGAGATCGGCCTGGAGCTGCTGCGCCGCTACTACCCGGACGCCGTCGGGTCGGGACGGCGTCCGGCCGGGCTGGCCGTCCCGGCGCCACCCGGCGACGCACCGGCCTCGCCGGCCCCACCGGCGACTCCGCCGGTCGCCGCTGTCGAAGGAGCACCGGGGGCACTGTCATGA